Proteins from one Nakamurella multipartita DSM 44233 genomic window:
- a CDS encoding alpha-E domain-containing protein, whose translation MLSRIAESLYWLGRHVERADCTARILDTYLHLLPAGSWQADHQVIRSLLDSMGLSDDETVGAGSQADSGQLVRALVFDSERASSVAGALTAARDNARGVRDAIPLDVWECLNVTWHGLRTREAGGAGPHVFLRWVGERCAIANGLVSEVMTHDEGWQFLVLGRSLERADMTIRLLAAAESETGSVPPWRALVSACGGWEPYVRSYGGSIGQRTAYEFVLLDRMFPRSVIRTLNTAESCLGELEAIGSTRYMDPRRDPSSARRIVGRTRTGLDYRTGAELAADREQMLATLQRTVYSAHTAVTKSFFRREDAVTWANIGADGGAA comes from the coding sequence GTGCTGAGCCGGATCGCCGAGTCGCTCTACTGGCTCGGCCGCCACGTCGAACGGGCCGACTGCACCGCCCGCATCCTGGACACCTACCTGCACCTGCTGCCGGCCGGCTCCTGGCAGGCCGACCACCAGGTGATCCGCTCGCTGCTGGACTCGATGGGCCTGTCCGACGACGAGACGGTCGGCGCCGGTAGCCAGGCCGATTCCGGCCAGCTGGTCCGGGCGCTGGTGTTCGACAGCGAACGGGCCTCGTCGGTGGCCGGCGCGCTCACCGCGGCCCGGGACAACGCCCGCGGCGTGCGGGACGCCATCCCGCTGGACGTCTGGGAATGCCTGAACGTCACCTGGCACGGTCTGCGCACCCGGGAGGCCGGGGGCGCCGGACCGCACGTGTTCCTGCGCTGGGTCGGTGAGCGGTGTGCGATCGCCAACGGCCTGGTCTCCGAGGTGATGACCCACGACGAGGGCTGGCAGTTCCTGGTCCTCGGGCGGTCGCTGGAACGCGCCGACATGACCATCCGGTTGCTGGCCGCGGCCGAGTCCGAGACCGGTTCGGTGCCGCCCTGGCGGGCCCTGGTCAGCGCGTGCGGCGGCTGGGAGCCCTACGTGCGCAGCTACGGCGGCAGCATCGGGCAGCGCACCGCCTACGAGTTCGTGCTGCTGGACCGCATGTTCCCGCGGTCGGTGATCCGGACCCTGAACACGGCCGAGTCCTGCCTGGGCGAGCTGGAGGCCATCGGCTCGACCCGGTACATGGACCCGCGCCGCGACCCGTCGTCGGCCCGGCGGATCGTCGGCCGGACCCGGACCGGCCTGGACTACCGCACCGGCGCCGAACTGGCCGCCGACCGGGAACAGATGCTGGCCACCCTGCAACGGACCGTGTACAGCGCCCACACCGCGGTCACCAAGTCGTTCTTCCGCCGCGAGGACGCGGTGACCTGGGCCAACATCGGGGCGGACGGAGGCGCGGCATGA
- a CDS encoding transglutaminase family protein, translated as MTEGLENQMSAGDSLAQYQTAMAPMPEIWRLLIVHRTVLTYPDTVTTSYNEVRMQPSDEPGQAVLSARLEIDPFEGVLSYIDYFGTRVSAFDIHRPHRHLAVTATTTVETFPPAGSWPGAEAAGWSVVPTPSSAMSWGELAGSDCEDRFEEFLSPTPLTELDDELTGIAAEIKDSSGDPREAARTVCEWVHRTLTYEVGATGVHTSAVEAYLARRGVCQDLSHLAIGMLRSMGVPTRYVSGYLHPGENIEIGKAVVGESHAWIEWFDGSWNRFDPTNLTAPGQAHVVVGRGRDYRDVPPVKGVYAGPDATGNEVTVRITRLR; from the coding sequence ATGACCGAGGGGCTGGAGAACCAGATGAGCGCCGGGGATTCGCTGGCGCAGTACCAGACCGCGATGGCCCCGATGCCGGAGATCTGGCGGCTGCTGATCGTGCACCGCACCGTGCTGACCTACCCGGACACGGTGACGACCTCGTACAACGAGGTGCGGATGCAGCCCAGCGACGAGCCCGGCCAGGCCGTGCTCTCGGCCCGGCTGGAGATCGACCCGTTCGAGGGCGTGCTGTCCTACATCGACTACTTCGGGACCCGGGTGTCGGCGTTCGACATCCACCGCCCGCACCGGCACCTGGCGGTCACCGCGACCACCACGGTGGAGACCTTCCCGCCGGCCGGCAGCTGGCCGGGCGCCGAGGCCGCCGGCTGGAGCGTCGTGCCCACCCCCAGCAGCGCGATGAGCTGGGGCGAACTGGCCGGCTCGGACTGCGAGGATCGGTTCGAGGAGTTCCTCAGCCCCACCCCGCTGACCGAGCTGGACGACGAGCTGACCGGGATCGCCGCCGAGATCAAGGACAGCTCCGGCGATCCGCGGGAGGCCGCCCGCACCGTCTGTGAGTGGGTGCATCGGACCCTGACCTACGAGGTCGGTGCCACCGGGGTGCACACCTCGGCGGTCGAGGCCTACCTGGCCCGGCGCGGCGTCTGCCAGGACCTCTCGCACCTGGCCATCGGCATGCTCCGATCGATGGGCGTACCCACCCGCTACGTCTCGGGGTACCTGCACCCCGGCGAGAACATCGAGATCGGCAAGGCCGTCGTCGGCGAGTCGCACGCCTGGATCGAGTGGTTCGACGGGTCCTGGAACCGCTTCGATCCGACCAACCTGACCGCGCCCGGCCAGGCGCACGTCGTGGTCGGCCGCGGGCGCGACTACCGCGACGTGCCGCCGGTCAAGGGCGTCTACGCCGGACCGGACGCGACCGGCAACGAGGTGACGGTGCGGATCACCCGGCTGCGCTGA
- a CDS encoding AMP-dependent synthetase/ligase → MTAALTERAPSFGHLFVDRIEKTPNREAFRYRVGDAWKSMSWAQTKVRVFNIAAGLISLGVQPQQRVAIAGTTRIEWLLSDLGILCGGMATTTVYPTTAREDVAYILSDSESVVLIAENAEQANKALDSDLPDLKAVVLFDDTPADVHRHEGVEVITLADLEQRGAALLAEQPAAVDDRIAACGPEDLATLVYTSGTTGKPKGVRLVHDNWVYEGKGVAALNILGPDDVQYLWLPLSHVLGKVLSAVQLEFGFSTAVDGDLTRIVENLGVIKPTFMGGAPRIFEKVRAKVTLTAQGEGGLKAKIFDWAIGVGVKASRIRQQGGQPGFLLRLQLAIADKLVFSKVRARMGGRIRFFVSGSAALSAEVWEWFDAVGMTILEGYGLTETSAAAAVNLPGDSRIGTVGPPLPGTQFKIAEDGEVLIKGPGVMRGYHNRPDATAEVFSDGWFHSGDIGELTDGYLKITDRKKDLIKTSGGKYVAPQKIEVIFSAECPWAGHIVVHGDGRHFASALITLDDEMIHEWAEKNGLGGKTTEELARDPQVYALIDEHVQKLNSQLERWETIKKFIILPRDLTIEDGELTPSMKVRRKLVEQKYMSELDSLYKG, encoded by the coding sequence ATGACTGCAGCCCTGACCGAACGAGCGCCATCGTTCGGGCACCTTTTCGTCGATCGGATCGAGAAGACGCCGAACCGGGAAGCGTTCCGCTACCGCGTCGGCGACGCCTGGAAGTCGATGTCCTGGGCGCAGACCAAGGTGCGCGTGTTCAACATCGCGGCCGGGCTGATCAGCCTGGGGGTGCAGCCGCAGCAGCGGGTCGCCATCGCCGGCACCACCCGCATCGAATGGCTGCTGTCCGACCTGGGCATCCTGTGCGGGGGGATGGCGACCACCACCGTCTACCCGACCACCGCCCGCGAGGACGTCGCCTACATCCTGAGCGACTCCGAGTCGGTCGTGCTCATCGCCGAGAACGCCGAGCAGGCCAACAAGGCCCTGGACTCGGACCTGCCCGACCTCAAGGCCGTCGTGCTGTTCGACGACACCCCGGCCGACGTGCACCGGCACGAGGGGGTCGAGGTCATCACGCTGGCCGACCTGGAGCAGCGCGGCGCCGCCCTGCTGGCCGAGCAGCCGGCCGCGGTCGACGACCGGATCGCCGCCTGCGGGCCGGAGGACCTGGCCACCCTCGTCTACACCTCGGGCACCACCGGCAAGCCCAAGGGCGTGCGGCTGGTGCACGACAACTGGGTGTACGAGGGCAAGGGGGTCGCCGCCCTCAACATCCTGGGCCCGGACGACGTGCAGTACCTGTGGTTGCCCCTGTCGCACGTGCTGGGCAAGGTGCTCTCCGCGGTCCAGCTCGAATTCGGCTTCAGCACCGCAGTCGACGGCGACCTGACCCGCATCGTGGAGAACCTGGGCGTCATCAAGCCCACCTTCATGGGCGGGGCGCCGCGCATCTTCGAGAAGGTTCGGGCCAAGGTCACCCTGACCGCGCAGGGCGAGGGCGGCCTCAAGGCCAAGATCTTCGACTGGGCGATCGGCGTCGGGGTCAAGGCCTCCCGGATCCGCCAGCAGGGCGGGCAGCCCGGCTTCCTGCTGCGGCTGCAGCTGGCGATCGCCGACAAGCTGGTGTTCAGCAAGGTCCGGGCCCGGATGGGCGGCCGGATCCGGTTCTTCGTGTCCGGCTCGGCGGCGCTGTCCGCCGAGGTGTGGGAATGGTTCGACGCCGTCGGCATGACCATCCTGGAGGGCTACGGGCTCACCGAGACCAGTGCCGCCGCCGCGGTCAACCTGCCCGGCGACTCCCGCATCGGCACCGTCGGCCCGCCGCTGCCCGGCACCCAGTTCAAGATCGCTGAGGACGGCGAGGTGCTGATCAAGGGACCGGGTGTGATGCGCGGTTATCACAACCGGCCTGATGCGACCGCGGAGGTGTTCTCCGACGGCTGGTTCCATTCCGGCGACATCGGCGAGCTGACCGACGGGTATCTCAAGATCACCGACCGGAAGAAGGACCTGATCAAGACTTCGGGCGGCAAGTACGTCGCCCCACAGAAGATCGAGGTCATCTTCAGCGCCGAATGCCCGTGGGCCGGACACATCGTGGTGCACGGCGACGGGCGCCATTTCGCCTCGGCGTTGATCACCCTGGACGACGAGATGATCCACGAGTGGGCCGAGAAGAACGGCCTCGGCGGCAAGACCACCGAGGAGCTGGCCCGCGATCCCCAGGTCTACGCCCTGATCGACGAGCACGTGCAGAAGCTGAACAGCCAGCTGGAGCGCTGGGAGACGATCAAGAAGTTCATCATCCTGCCGCGCGACCTGACCATCGAGGACGGCGAGCTGACCCCGTCGATGAAGGTGCGCCGCAAGCTGGTCGAGCAGAAGTACATGAGCGAGCTGGACTCGCTGTACAAGGGCTGA
- a CDS encoding L,D-transpeptidase produces MTKGLKVVNNRRRVRVRGAGVGLAVVLLATVTGCSTGSSSGSVLGTLADSARPSSGAPSSSAAAPTDGSAATGRATSSPSSSTPPPPPPAAEVSAAPANGTEGVDPLAPVTVTVAKGTLESVRMTNPDGVEIPGALAADQLSWTAQTELGYGKTYTLTSAARNSAGTLTESTSTFTTVVPDNKTRAYSFPSDGMTVGVGQPIAIHFDEPVADRAAALQAITVTTTPAQTGGFRWIDDQEVRWRPAEFWQPGTTVAVTVDIYGKNLGNGLYGQEDLTFGFTVGRSMIAEVDDNTHTMVVKQDGQVIREIPVSLGRDKYPTYNGIHVVAEKYENKLMDSSTWGLTGAGAYRTNVQWATRISSSGEFVHAAPWSVDSQGYENVSHGCVNVSTEAAKWFYDTFIPGDPVIIRNTVGPNLEVWDGYGDFQLPFDQYVQQA; encoded by the coding sequence ATGACGAAGGGTCTCAAGGTCGTGAACAACAGGCGAAGAGTTCGGGTGCGCGGGGCCGGCGTGGGGTTGGCGGTCGTCCTGCTGGCCACGGTCACCGGGTGTTCGACGGGCAGCTCGTCCGGATCGGTGCTGGGGACGCTGGCCGACTCGGCCCGGCCGTCGTCCGGCGCCCCGAGCTCGAGCGCAGCGGCCCCGACCGACGGATCGGCGGCCACCGGACGCGCGACGAGCAGCCCGTCGTCGTCCACGCCGCCGCCCCCTCCGCCGGCCGCCGAGGTCAGCGCGGCGCCGGCCAACGGCACCGAGGGTGTCGACCCGCTGGCTCCGGTCACCGTCACCGTGGCCAAGGGCACCCTGGAGTCGGTCCGGATGACGAATCCGGACGGGGTCGAGATCCCCGGCGCCCTGGCCGCCGACCAGCTCTCCTGGACCGCGCAGACCGAGCTCGGCTACGGCAAGACCTACACACTGACCTCGGCGGCCCGCAACAGCGCCGGCACCCTGACCGAATCCACCAGCACCTTCACCACGGTGGTGCCGGACAACAAGACCAGGGCGTACTCCTTCCCGTCCGACGGAATGACGGTCGGCGTCGGTCAACCCATCGCGATCCACTTCGACGAGCCGGTGGCCGACCGGGCGGCGGCCCTGCAGGCGATCACGGTGACCACCACCCCGGCCCAGACCGGGGGCTTTCGCTGGATCGACGACCAGGAGGTGCGCTGGCGCCCGGCGGAGTTCTGGCAGCCCGGCACCACGGTCGCGGTGACCGTGGACATCTACGGCAAGAACCTGGGCAATGGCCTGTACGGCCAGGAGGACCTGACCTTCGGGTTCACCGTGGGCCGGTCGATGATCGCCGAGGTCGACGACAACACCCACACGATGGTCGTCAAGCAGGACGGCCAGGTGATCCGGGAGATCCCGGTGTCGCTGGGCCGGGACAAGTACCCGACGTACAACGGCATCCACGTGGTCGCCGAGAAGTACGAGAACAAGCTGATGGACAGCAGCACCTGGGGCCTGACCGGCGCCGGGGCGTACCGGACCAACGTGCAATGGGCGACCCGAATCTCCTCCTCGGGCGAGTTCGTGCACGCGGCGCCCTGGTCGGTGGACTCGCAGGGCTACGAGAACGTCTCGCACGGCTGCGTCAACGTCTCCACCGAGGCGGCGAAGTGGTTCTACGACACGTTCATCCCCGGTGACCCGGTGATCATCCGCAACACCGTCGGGCCGAACCTTGAGGTCTGGGACGGCTACGGCGACTTCCAGCTGCCGTTCGACCAGTACGTGCAGCAGGCCTGA
- a CDS encoding DUF998 domain-containing protein, whose translation MNEYVATAPRTAGDEAGAASSWPRALAALGLLGPLVAAALVGALHVLPETEAISPIRRTISEYALTDTAWAFNVGVVALALGSLAILIATAAAGLSRVGSLGLVLGGAWVLGLLAVVVFPKHDWSVGPSTAGHVHRVASLVAFVCLPVAVILLTRRRAAPVTNRASRSAFWLAVASLIWLGVLIGAWLISPVTGIPWYRALPIGLVERGLVLCEVAAVVAVGVWVLTATRPNPAFRPANRARIAPAA comes from the coding sequence ATGAATGAATACGTCGCGACCGCGCCCCGGACCGCGGGCGACGAGGCCGGCGCGGCGTCGTCGTGGCCCCGGGCGCTGGCCGCCCTCGGCCTACTGGGGCCGCTGGTGGCCGCCGCCCTTGTCGGGGCCCTGCACGTGCTGCCGGAGACGGAGGCCATCTCCCCCATCCGCCGCACCATCAGCGAGTACGCGCTGACCGACACCGCCTGGGCGTTCAACGTCGGGGTGGTCGCGCTCGCCCTGGGGTCGTTGGCCATCCTGATCGCCACCGCCGCCGCCGGGCTGTCCCGGGTCGGCTCGCTCGGCCTCGTCCTGGGCGGGGCCTGGGTGCTGGGCCTGCTGGCCGTGGTGGTGTTCCCCAAGCACGACTGGTCGGTCGGGCCGAGCACGGCCGGCCATGTTCATCGGGTGGCCAGCCTGGTCGCGTTCGTGTGCCTGCCGGTCGCAGTCATCCTGCTGACCCGGCGCCGGGCCGCGCCGGTCACCAACCGGGCCTCCCGCAGCGCGTTCTGGCTGGCCGTGGCGTCCTTGATCTGGCTCGGTGTGCTGATCGGCGCCTGGCTGATCAGCCCGGTCACCGGAATCCCGTGGTACCGCGCCCTTCCCATCGGGCTGGTCGAGCGCGGCCTGGTGCTGTGCGAGGTCGCAGCGGTGGTCGCGGTCGGGGTGTGGGTGCTTACCGCGACGAGACCGAACCCGGCGTTCCGGCCGGCCAACCGGGCGCGGATCGCGCCAGCCGCCTGA
- the mmuM gene encoding homocysteine S-methyltransferase — MTAAAGLARAMADRPLVLDGGLATLLEAHGHDLTSALWSAQLLVQNPGAITAAHREYFRAGAQVAITASYQASLPGLAAIGLGRVEAEQALRRSVDLARTAAADGVNEATAPGSGPRWVATSVGPYGAALADGSEYRGDYGLTVRQLRDWHRPRLEILADAGGDVLAIETIPCAAEVEALLTEIQALDAPAWLSLTCQDGRTRAGERVDEVFAMAAGVDQVIAVGVNCVESAEAADLVAAAAENSGKPAVVYPNSGEDWDAQARAWAGRATFGPEHAAVWVASGARLVGGCCRVGPQAIRRLARSAPGWPAGTPGSVSSR; from the coding sequence GTGACGGCGGCCGCCGGCCTGGCCCGGGCCATGGCCGACCGTCCGCTGGTGCTCGACGGTGGCCTGGCCACCCTGCTCGAGGCCCACGGGCACGATCTGACCTCGGCGTTGTGGTCGGCCCAGCTGCTGGTGCAGAACCCGGGGGCGATCACCGCGGCGCACCGCGAGTACTTCCGCGCCGGCGCGCAGGTCGCGATCACCGCCAGTTATCAGGCCTCGCTGCCCGGACTGGCGGCCATCGGGCTCGGCCGGGTCGAGGCCGAGCAGGCCCTGCGCCGGTCGGTGGACCTGGCCCGCACGGCCGCCGCCGACGGCGTCAACGAGGCCACTGCACCCGGGTCCGGTCCCCGCTGGGTGGCCACGTCGGTCGGCCCGTACGGCGCGGCGCTGGCCGACGGGTCGGAGTACCGGGGCGACTACGGGCTGACGGTCCGCCAGCTGCGGGATTGGCACCGGCCCCGGCTGGAGATCCTGGCCGACGCCGGCGGCGATGTACTGGCCATCGAGACCATCCCGTGCGCGGCCGAGGTGGAGGCCCTGCTCACCGAGATCCAGGCCCTGGACGCCCCGGCCTGGCTGTCGCTGACCTGCCAGGACGGCCGGACCCGGGCCGGGGAGCGGGTCGACGAGGTGTTCGCGATGGCTGCGGGGGTGGACCAGGTCATCGCGGTCGGGGTCAACTGCGTCGAGTCGGCCGAGGCGGCCGATCTGGTCGCGGCGGCCGCCGAGAACTCCGGCAAACCTGCGGTGGTGTACCCCAACAGCGGCGAGGACTGGGATGCCCAGGCCCGGGCCTGGGCCGGCCGGGCGACGTTCGGGCCCGAGCACGCGGCGGTGTGGGTGGCCTCGGGAGCCCGGTTGGTCGGCGGGTGTTGCCGGGTCGGTCCGCAGGCGATCAGGCGGCTGGCGCGATCCGCGCCCGGTTGGCCGGCCGGAACGCCGGGTTCGGTCTCGTCGCGGTAA
- a CDS encoding SDR family oxidoreductase: MSSPIAVTGATGHLGGGVAAALSAAGVRQRLIVRSPERAPVLPAASVARASYDDAGAVRAALAGVDTVFMVSGAEEPDRLAGHRTFVDAAVAAGGSRLVYTSFFAAAPDATFTLARDHWHTEAHIRASGLRFTFLRNNLYADQLPLFAGPQGLLRGPAGDGRVSAVARRDVVDVAVAVLLAARSGPSEHDGRTYDLTGPQSLSLADAARIITEVTGRATRYQDETLEQAYRSRSGYGAAGWQLDAWVSTYTAIATGELAPVTGDVPLVAGHPATSLAALLAGPDGRSG, from the coding sequence GTGAGCTCGCCGATCGCCGTCACCGGAGCCACCGGGCATCTCGGCGGGGGTGTCGCCGCCGCCCTGTCCGCGGCCGGCGTGCGCCAGCGGCTGATCGTGCGCTCCCCGGAGCGCGCGCCGGTCCTGCCCGCGGCATCGGTGGCCCGGGCCAGCTATGACGACGCGGGCGCCGTGCGGGCGGCCCTGGCCGGCGTCGACACCGTGTTCATGGTCTCCGGGGCCGAGGAGCCCGACCGGCTGGCCGGGCACCGCACCTTCGTCGACGCCGCCGTGGCCGCCGGGGGGTCGCGCCTGGTCTACACCTCGTTCTTCGCCGCGGCCCCGGACGCCACATTCACCCTGGCCCGCGACCACTGGCACACCGAGGCGCACATCCGGGCGTCCGGCCTGCGGTTCACCTTCCTGCGCAACAACCTCTACGCCGATCAGCTCCCGTTGTTCGCCGGCCCGCAGGGCCTGCTGCGCGGTCCGGCCGGCGACGGCCGGGTCTCCGCGGTCGCCCGGCGCGACGTCGTCGACGTCGCTGTGGCCGTGCTGCTGGCCGCCCGGTCCGGACCCAGCGAGCACGACGGGCGCACCTACGACCTGACCGGTCCGCAGTCGCTGAGCCTGGCCGACGCTGCCCGGATCATCACCGAGGTCACCGGGCGCGCGACCCGTTATCAGGACGAGACGCTCGAGCAGGCCTACCGGTCCCGGTCCGGGTACGGCGCGGCGGGGTGGCAATTGGACGCCTGGGTCAGCACCTATACCGCGATCGCCACCGGCGAGCTGGCCCCGGTCACCGGGGACGTGCCGCTGGTGGCCGGTCACCCGGCGACCAGCCTGGCCGCGCTGCTGGCCGGTCCGGACGGCCGATCGGGCTGA
- a CDS encoding aminotransferase family protein, with protein sequence MGALWHGFANMGTVERDGAFAISRGEGAYVWDTAGTRYLDATAGLWFTNVGHGRAAIADAVAEQIRRIAAYSTFGDYAVDTTLALAERLAGIAPVAGSKIFFTSGGSDSIDTAVKLARRYWREVGSPAKEIVVARQKAYHGMHVAGTALAGIPGNHDGYGELMTDIGSVDWDSGKSLLEFIERVGADRIAAFFCEPVIGAGGIYLPPEGYLAEVRQICREHDILFVADEVITGFGRLGEWFASTRFDLQPDMMTTAKGLTSGYVPMGAVFVAPTVAAPFFDPTGEAWWRHGYTYMGHAAAAAAAMANLDIIESEGLLAQATRLEGTLHQRFAPLAEHPAVAEVRSGVGALTAVQLADPAAAMGLAKKLRAHGVATRAVGAGAVQISPSFVMTDEQVDDLVAGFRAALG encoded by the coding sequence ATGGGTGCGCTCTGGCACGGGTTCGCGAACATGGGCACGGTCGAGCGCGATGGCGCGTTCGCCATCAGCCGCGGTGAGGGCGCCTACGTCTGGGACACCGCCGGCACCCGCTACCTCGACGCCACCGCCGGGCTGTGGTTCACCAACGTCGGTCACGGCCGGGCGGCGATCGCCGACGCCGTCGCCGAGCAGATCCGGCGGATCGCGGCCTACTCGACCTTCGGCGACTACGCGGTCGACACCACCCTGGCCCTGGCCGAGCGGCTGGCCGGGATCGCGCCGGTCGCCGGCAGCAAGATCTTCTTCACCTCGGGCGGCTCCGACTCGATCGACACCGCGGTCAAGCTGGCCCGGCGGTACTGGCGGGAGGTCGGGTCGCCGGCCAAGGAGATCGTGGTGGCCCGGCAGAAGGCCTACCACGGCATGCACGTGGCCGGCACCGCGCTGGCCGGCATCCCCGGCAACCACGACGGGTACGGCGAGCTGATGACCGACATCGGGTCGGTCGACTGGGACTCGGGCAAGTCGCTGCTGGAGTTCATCGAGCGGGTTGGCGCCGACCGGATCGCCGCCTTCTTCTGCGAGCCGGTCATCGGGGCCGGCGGCATCTACCTGCCGCCGGAGGGGTACCTGGCCGAGGTCCGGCAGATCTGCCGGGAGCACGACATCCTGTTCGTCGCCGATGAGGTGATCACCGGGTTCGGCCGGCTCGGCGAATGGTTCGCCTCCACCCGGTTCGACCTGCAGCCGGACATGATGACCACGGCCAAGGGCCTGACCTCGGGGTACGTGCCGATGGGGGCGGTGTTCGTGGCCCCGACCGTGGCCGCACCGTTCTTCGACCCGACCGGCGAGGCCTGGTGGCGCCACGGCTACACCTACATGGGCCATGCGGCCGCGGCCGCCGCCGCCATGGCGAACCTGGACATCATCGAGTCCGAGGGGCTGCTGGCCCAGGCGACCCGGCTGGAGGGCACCCTGCACCAGCGGTTCGCCCCGCTGGCCGAGCATCCGGCGGTGGCCGAGGTCCGCAGCGGCGTCGGCGCGCTGACCGCGGTCCAGCTGGCCGACCCCGCGGCCGCGATGGGCCTGGCCAAGAAGCTGCGCGCGCACGGCGTGGCCACCCGCGCCGTCGGCGCCGGCGCGGTCCAGATCTCCCCGTCGTTCGTGATGACCGACGAGCAGGTCGACGACCTGGTCGCCGGCTTCCGCGCCGCCCTCGGCTGA
- a CDS encoding CE1759 family FMN reductase, producing MSTVTVAVVSAGLSEPSSTKLLADRLAQAVRRDGARRGLRIEMVDVPLRALARPIADAMVTGFAPAALQTALDAVQGADALIAVTPVFSASYSGLFKSFFDVADPQGFTGKPVVLAATGGSARHSLVLDHALRPLFAYLKAEPVATGVFAATADFGADPESGASLDRRVEQAGAQLVRALAGAAEARVLPTPALPALVDVSLDPEDELAADAVARAARVHLGPEPSLVEARRRRDADPFDNLIPFEQLLHRT from the coding sequence ATGAGCACCGTCACGGTCGCCGTCGTCTCGGCCGGCCTGAGTGAGCCGTCGTCGACCAAGCTGTTGGCCGACCGGCTCGCCCAGGCCGTGCGGCGGGACGGGGCCCGGCGCGGCCTGCGCATCGAGATGGTCGACGTGCCGTTGCGGGCGCTGGCCCGACCGATCGCCGACGCGATGGTCACCGGGTTCGCGCCGGCCGCGCTGCAGACGGCGCTGGACGCGGTGCAGGGCGCCGATGCGTTGATTGCGGTCACGCCGGTGTTCAGCGCGTCCTACAGCGGGCTGTTCAAGTCGTTCTTCGACGTGGCCGACCCGCAGGGTTTCACCGGCAAGCCGGTGGTGCTGGCCGCCACCGGCGGTTCGGCCCGGCACTCGCTGGTGCTCGACCACGCGCTGCGGCCGCTGTTCGCCTACCTCAAGGCCGAGCCGGTGGCCACCGGCGTGTTCGCCGCGACCGCCGATTTCGGGGCCGACCCGGAGTCCGGCGCGTCGCTTGATCGGCGGGTCGAGCAGGCCGGGGCTCAGTTGGTCCGAGCGCTGGCCGGCGCCGCCGAGGCCCGGGTTCTCCCGACCCCGGCCCTTCCCGCCCTGGTCGACGTCTCGCTCGATCCTGAGGACGAGCTGGCCGCCGACGCCGTCGCGCGGGCCGCCCGGGTCCATCTGGGTCCCGAGCCGTCGCTGGTAGAGGCCCGCCGCCGCCGCGACGCCGACCCCTTCGACAACCTGATCCCGTTCGAGCAGCTCCTGCACCGCACCTGA
- a CDS encoding LLM class flavin-dependent oxidoreductase, whose amino-acid sequence MQFGIFTVGDVTTDPTTGRTPTEHERIKAMVTIARKAEEVGLDVFATGEHHNPPFVPSSPTTMLGYIAARTDKLILSTSTTLITTNDPVKIAEDFAMLQHLADGRVDLMMGRGNTGPVYPWFGQDITKGVELAVENYALLRRLWREDVVDWKGQFRTPLRGFTSTPRPLDDVPPFVWHGSIRSPEIAEQAAYYGDGFFANHIFWPTTHFQRLIGLYRSRFEHYGHGSADQAIVGLGGQVFMARNSQDAVRQFRPYFDNAPVYGHGPSLEDFSEMTPLTVGSPEQVIDRTLTFRESFGDYQRQLFLMDHAGLPLSTVLEQLDLLGEVVPVLRKEFAALKPAHVPDAPTHASLVAARDAAAHRSAQESEKVSA is encoded by the coding sequence ATGCAATTTGGCATCTTCACCGTCGGTGACGTGACCACCGACCCGACGACCGGGCGGACGCCGACCGAGCACGAGCGCATCAAGGCGATGGTGACCATCGCGCGCAAGGCCGAGGAGGTCGGGCTGGACGTGTTCGCCACCGGCGAGCACCACAACCCGCCGTTCGTGCCGTCGTCGCCGACGACCATGCTCGGCTACATCGCGGCCCGGACCGACAAGCTGATCCTGTCCACCTCGACCACCCTGATCACCACGAACGACCCGGTGAAGATCGCCGAGGACTTCGCGATGCTGCAGCACCTGGCCGACGGCCGGGTCGACCTGATGATGGGTCGCGGCAACACCGGGCCGGTCTACCCCTGGTTCGGACAGGACATCACCAAGGGCGTCGAGCTCGCCGTGGAGAACTACGCGTTGCTGCGCCGGCTCTGGCGCGAGGACGTCGTGGACTGGAAGGGGCAGTTCCGCACCCCGTTGCGTGGCTTCACCTCGACCCCGCGTCCGCTCGACGACGTGCCGCCGTTCGTCTGGCACGGCTCGATCCGCAGCCCGGAGATCGCCGAGCAGGCCGCCTATTACGGCGACGGCTTCTTCGCCAACCACATCTTCTGGCCGACCACCCACTTCCAGCGGTTGATCGGGCTGTACCGCAGCCGGTTCGAGCACTACGGCCACGGCTCAGCCGACCAAGCGATCGTCGGGCTGGGCGGCCAGGTGTTCATGGCCCGCAACTCCCAGGACGCCGTCCGCCAGTTCCGGCCGTACTTCGACAACGCCCCGGTGTACGGGCACGGCCCGTCGCTGGAGGACTTCTCGGAGATGACGCCGCTGACCGTGGGCAGCCCCGAGCAGGTCATCGACCGGACTCTGACCTTCCGCGAGTCGTTCGGCGACTACCAGCGGCAGCTGTTCCTGATGGACCACGCCGGCCTGCCGCTGTCGACCGTGCTGGAGCAGTTGGACCTGCTCGGCGAGGTCGTGCCGGTGCTGCGCAAGGAGTTCGCCGCGCTCAAGCCGGCCCACGTGCCGGACGCCCCGACCCACGCCTCGCTGGTCGCCGCGCGGGACGCGGCCGCCCATCGGTCGGCCCAGGAGTCGGAGAAGGTGTCGGCATGA